One genomic window of Desulfurococcus mucosus DSM 2162 includes the following:
- a CDS encoding DUF763 domain-containing protein: protein MRPVTRYSGVADLPLHNGHVPPYLFERMRVLGGLIARYIVEYYGPGELVRRLGDPFWFQAFNNVIGMDWDSSGSTTVVVYVLKNTFPPGSLRDNGIAVLGGKGRDSRAVAEEAKAISDVADYERIVGASRMAAKIDGVALQDGYSIYIHSLIVDSDGDMLVVQQGLNEDSGMARRYHLPVPKGSLPTTRVEPHSGVASMKIELSLNLANPGSREARRAILDIVSSTPPGSLLNSLGEANRILRGEPSILSWVTGGAQGDTWSRVRQLTEVCPRYYRPVANLRLVGKAASEIKKLGVREFDELIGLPGVGAETIRALALVADLIYGYRPSLRDPTTSIMDPFLYAYAHGGKDGVPYPVRVEHIDRTIEFFASMLDEVKVGARDREHMLRRLASFADRVKRAIGFLEGSSDYIP, encoded by the coding sequence GTGAGACCCGTGACCCGTTACAGCGGGGTTGCGGATCTGCCTCTTCACAACGGGCATGTACCTCCATACCTGTTCGAGAGAATGCGGGTTCTCGGAGGACTGATAGCCCGGTACATTGTCGAGTATTATGGTCCAGGGGAGCTCGTGAGGCGCCTAGGGGACCCCTTCTGGTTCCAGGCATTCAATAATGTTATAGGCATGGACTGGGATAGCAGTGGCTCGACAACCGTGGTCGTATATGTCTTGAAGAACACGTTTCCACCCGGCTCCCTCAGGGACAACGGGATCGCCGTGCTCGGCGGGAAGGGCCGGGACTCTAGGGCTGTAGCGGAGGAGGCGAAGGCCATTAGCGATGTAGCCGACTACGAGAGGATAGTGGGAGCCAGTAGGATGGCTGCTAAAATCGATGGAGTCGCATTGCAGGATGGCTACAGCATCTATATCCACAGCCTGATAGTGGACTCAGATGGAGACATGCTTGTCGTCCAACAGGGATTGAACGAGGACTCAGGGATGGCCAGACGCTACCATCTCCCCGTTCCAAAGGGCTCGCTGCCAACCACCAGGGTTGAACCACACTCCGGTGTAGCCTCCATGAAGATTGAGCTCTCACTGAACCTTGCCAACCCGGGTAGCAGGGAGGCTAGGCGAGCCATACTAGACATAGTTTCCTCAACGCCCCCTGGATCCCTTTTGAACAGCCTAGGGGAGGCTAATAGGATCCTCAGGGGTGAGCCCTCCATCCTCTCATGGGTGACTGGGGGTGCACAGGGGGATACATGGAGTCGAGTACGGCAGCTAACCGAGGTGTGTCCCAGATACTACCGTCCCGTGGCCAACCTGAGGCTTGTTGGAAAAGCTGCCTCCGAGATAAAGAAGCTGGGTGTGAGAGAGTTCGATGAGTTAATAGGTTTGCCGGGCGTGGGTGCTGAAACCATTAGGGCTCTCGCACTGGTTGCAGACCTGATCTACGGGTATAGGCCCTCATTAAGGGATCCGACAACAAGCATCATGGATCCCTTCCTCTATGCCTATGCTCATGGTGGTAAGGACGGTGTACCTTATCCCGTCAGGGTTGAGCACATTGATAGGACAATAGAGTTCTTTGCATCCATGCTGGATGAGGTGAAGGTTGGAGCACGTGATAGAGAACACATGTTGAGGAGGCTTGCCTCATTCGCTGACAGGGTGAAGAGGGCTATCGGCTTCCTAGAGGGATCTAGCGACTATATCCCTTAA
- a CDS encoding acetyl ornithine aminotransferase family protein → MRPEVRIEPGSPGSKSRQWIDEHFKYVATTTHDPEELPLVIERGEGVWLYDVDGNRYLDFSSAIGVNNLGYPTHPEVKKAVVEQLERLAHAAGTDFFNPYQVMLAKKLAEIAPGGVPRKVFFSNSGTEANEAAVKIARQATGRKLFIAFYGGFHGRTMGSLGLTASKSVHKRLVFPWMPGVFHAPYPNPYRNPWHIDGYEEPVELVNRVIEFIEEYILEKLAPPEEVAAIFAEPIQGEGGYVVPPRVFFKELKKLADKYGILVSIDEVQMGLGRTGRMFAIEHFDIVPDIISMAKALSGGVVPIGATVFRSDLDFKQPGIHSNTYGGHALASVAALKTIEVVEKLLPNVNRLEPLFREELEGLKQSVEQVGDVRGIGLAWGVEIVKDKKSKTPDPSLRNRIVARALRNGLVLLPCGKSSIRLIPPLVISEEEAKTGLEIFRKAVKEAL, encoded by the coding sequence ATGAGGCCCGAGGTAAGGATTGAACCAGGCTCGCCTGGGAGTAAATCCAGGCAGTGGATAGATGAACACTTCAAATACGTTGCCACAACAACCCATGACCCAGAGGAGCTGCCCCTGGTCATTGAGAGGGGTGAAGGAGTCTGGCTTTACGATGTGGATGGCAACAGGTATCTGGATTTCTCAAGCGCCATAGGAGTCAATAACCTAGGCTACCCCACGCACCCAGAGGTTAAGAAGGCGGTCGTAGAGCAATTGGAGAGGCTGGCGCATGCAGCCGGGACAGACTTCTTCAACCCGTATCAAGTAATGCTGGCGAAGAAGCTCGCGGAGATAGCGCCGGGCGGGGTTCCAAGGAAAGTGTTCTTCTCGAACAGCGGGACCGAGGCCAATGAAGCCGCTGTAAAGATAGCTAGGCAGGCAACGGGGAGGAAGCTCTTCATAGCCTTCTACGGGGGCTTCCACGGGAGAACCATGGGCTCCCTCGGCTTGACCGCCAGTAAGAGTGTGCATAAGAGGCTGGTGTTCCCGTGGATGCCCGGCGTCTTCCATGCCCCATACCCGAACCCCTATAGGAATCCATGGCATATAGACGGCTACGAGGAGCCCGTGGAACTCGTAAACAGGGTCATAGAGTTTATCGAAGAGTACATACTGGAGAAGCTGGCGCCTCCCGAGGAGGTTGCTGCAATATTCGCCGAGCCAATTCAAGGAGAAGGCGGATACGTGGTTCCACCCAGGGTCTTCTTCAAGGAGTTGAAGAAGCTGGCTGATAAATACGGTATACTGGTATCGATAGACGAGGTTCAAATGGGCCTCGGGAGAACCGGGCGGATGTTCGCCATAGAGCACTTCGACATAGTGCCCGACATAATATCCATGGCTAAAGCACTCAGCGGCGGCGTAGTGCCCATAGGGGCCACGGTCTTCAGAAGCGACCTCGACTTCAAGCAACCGGGGATACATAGCAACACGTATGGAGGACACGCCCTCGCCTCCGTGGCAGCGTTGAAAACAATAGAGGTGGTTGAGAAACTCCTTCCCAACGTTAACAGGCTTGAACCATTGTTCAGGGAGGAGTTAGAGGGGTTGAAGCAGAGTGTTGAGCAAGTCGGCGATGTAAGAGGGATTGGACTAGCATGGGGTGTTGAAATAGTGAAGGACAAGAAGTCTAAGACCCCTGACCCCTCATTGAGAAACAGGATCGTTGCCAGAGCCCTGAGGAACGGGCTAGTGCTCCTACCCTGCGGAAAGTCCTCGATAAGACTGATACCACCCCTCGTGATAAGCGAGGAGGAGGCGAAGACAGGCCTCGAGATCTTCAGGAAAGCCGTGAAGGAGGCCCTTTAA
- a CDS encoding phosphoglucomutase, with translation MGSCLGMVIAVRLFGTAGVRMRYPDELDAVAAYRLGLAMGVLGLSSCSYIVYDTRVTSHVLTYAFAAGVAASGMDASIVGLAPTPVAGYAGLRRGGVGVSVTASHNPPEYNGFKFYDVEGFEFTRSLEERVEELVSGSLKAAEWSRAGRILHDSTLLDDYVEDLLEASQPSRRAWSPRVVVDCANGASYHVTPVVVRSLGGIPVTVNCSPDGYFPGRPPEPRRDVLEKLLPVYRGVEPAMVLAHDGDADRLAALDPFQGFIRQDRLLALFAKILLEERKGVVVVSVDTGRVVDEVVEASGGRLERYILGKTHERVKELGVGSVVMAGEPWKLIDTSWGPWVDGVRQAALLVKLVVERGKPLARILEEEGVPDYPWDRRSYVIDPPGARMDVYKGLVEELKSRLGEPVAVIDIDGYRFEYSDDSWILVRVSGTEPKIRVYAEARSSERLKEMVDTVGAIVKEMASRRDARIASVTIG, from the coding sequence ATGGGTTCCTGCTTGGGCATGGTGATCGCTGTGAGGCTTTTCGGCACAGCTGGTGTAAGGATGAGGTATCCGGATGAGCTTGACGCGGTTGCTGCTTACAGGTTGGGCTTAGCTATGGGGGTTTTAGGCTTATCCAGCTGCAGCTACATAGTGTATGATACACGTGTCACAAGCCATGTCCTCACATACGCCTTTGCGGCAGGCGTTGCGGCCTCCGGTATGGATGCATCAATAGTGGGGCTTGCACCAACCCCTGTGGCAGGGTACGCTGGGCTTAGGCGTGGCGGTGTAGGCGTGAGTGTTACGGCTAGCCATAATCCCCCGGAGTACAATGGGTTCAAGTTCTATGATGTGGAGGGATTCGAGTTCACGCGGAGCCTCGAGGAGAGGGTTGAGGAGCTGGTTTCAGGCTCCTTGAAGGCGGCTGAGTGGAGTAGGGCTGGGAGGATACTGCATGACTCCACGCTTCTCGACGACTATGTTGAGGACTTACTGGAGGCGTCGCAGCCTTCTAGGAGGGCTTGGAGCCCAAGGGTGGTTGTCGACTGTGCTAACGGTGCCTCGTACCATGTGACCCCCGTCGTGGTTCGATCCCTTGGTGGAATACCGGTTACGGTCAACTGTAGTCCAGACGGCTACTTCCCCGGGCGCCCTCCTGAGCCCAGGAGGGATGTGCTCGAGAAACTGCTACCCGTCTACAGGGGTGTGGAGCCAGCAATGGTGTTAGCCCACGACGGCGACGCCGACAGGCTTGCAGCCCTAGACCCATTCCAGGGATTCATCAGGCAGGATAGGCTGCTCGCACTATTCGCCAAAATACTGCTGGAGGAGAGGAAGGGAGTTGTAGTAGTGAGTGTTGACACAGGTAGGGTTGTAGACGAGGTGGTGGAGGCTTCAGGCGGCAGGCTGGAAAGATACATCCTGGGGAAGACGCATGAGAGAGTGAAGGAGCTTGGAGTAGGCAGCGTGGTGATGGCTGGGGAGCCATGGAAGCTCATAGATACATCATGGGGCCCATGGGTCGACGGCGTGAGGCAGGCAGCACTACTAGTGAAACTTGTTGTTGAGAGAGGGAAGCCGCTTGCAAGGATCCTTGAGGAGGAGGGTGTACCGGACTACCCGTGGGATAGGAGGAGCTATGTGATAGACCCCCCTGGAGCCAGGATGGATGTCTACAAGGGGCTGGTTGAGGAGTTGAAGAGCAGGCTCGGGGAGCCGGTGGCAGTAATAGATATAGATGGCTACAGGTTCGAGTACAGTGACGACTCATGGATACTTGTCAGGGTCAGCGGGACCGAGCCGAAGATAAGAGTGTATGCTGAGGCAAGGAGCAGTGAGAGGCTTAAAGAGATGGTGGACACTGTTGGAGCCATCGTAAAGGAGATGGCTTCAAGGAGGGACGCGAGGATAGCATCGGTCACAATAGGCTAG
- a CDS encoding ornithine carbamoyltransferase, giving the protein MGRHKPWFVGYLKGKDWLSNYDYDIDTVFKVLQAARELKQMYHSGVRKVNWLEGKMLYLIFYNKSLRTRNSFQTGVYQLGGQATYISPDQVYAPTLPEDMVPYQTEAISDVARVLSRYGDAIAIRIYGDAAKWIIGRGHRIIREFAKWADIPVLNMEDDVWHPFQSLADAQAALEALGWPKDLRGKKVVVSYAYSGGLKPLAVPQDVASMFALLGADVYVAHPPGFELMDEAMQIAKKYAEHWGSEFKIVHDMDEAFEGATIVYPKAWSPRGFFPPYNSTVDKEGAKAYQDKFKNWIVTMERLEKAGKPFYMHCGPADRGQEVTDEVLDSYEKSLYFEEAENRLHVQKAVMSMVMGE; this is encoded by the coding sequence ATGGGCAGGCATAAACCCTGGTTCGTAGGATACCTGAAGGGGAAGGACTGGCTATCCAACTACGACTACGACATAGATACAGTGTTCAAGGTTCTCCAGGCAGCCAGGGAGCTGAAGCAAATGTATCACAGCGGGGTCAGGAAGGTCAACTGGCTTGAAGGCAAGATGCTATACTTGATCTTCTACAATAAGAGCCTGAGGACCAGGAACAGCTTCCAGACAGGTGTCTACCAGCTCGGTGGGCAGGCAACGTACATTAGCCCAGACCAGGTGTACGCCCCCACACTCCCAGAGGACATGGTGCCGTATCAAACCGAGGCCATAAGCGATGTTGCAAGAGTCCTAAGCAGGTACGGGGACGCCATAGCTATAAGGATATACGGGGATGCAGCCAAGTGGATTATTGGACGCGGCCACAGGATAATAAGGGAGTTCGCTAAGTGGGCGGATATACCGGTTCTAAACATGGAGGACGACGTATGGCACCCGTTCCAGTCGCTTGCCGACGCGCAGGCAGCGCTTGAGGCACTGGGATGGCCTAAGGATCTCAGGGGGAAGAAGGTCGTAGTAAGCTACGCGTACAGCGGCGGGTTGAAGCCCCTTGCAGTGCCACAGGATGTTGCAAGCATGTTCGCACTGCTCGGTGCAGACGTCTACGTGGCTCACCCACCCGGCTTCGAGCTGATGGATGAAGCCATGCAGATAGCGAAGAAGTACGCGGAGCACTGGGGAAGCGAGTTCAAGATAGTCCACGACATGGATGAAGCCTTCGAGGGGGCAACCATAGTGTACCCGAAGGCTTGGAGCCCGAGAGGCTTCTTCCCACCATACAATAGCACGGTGGATAAGGAGGGAGCTAAGGCATACCAGGATAAGTTCAAGAACTGGATTGTAACGATGGAGAGACTGGAGAAGGCTGGTAAACCATTCTACATGCACTGCGGTCCAGCCGACAGGGGTCAGGAGGTCACGGACGAGGTATTGGACAGCTACGAGAAGAGCCTGTACTTCGAGGAAGCAGAAAACAGGCTGCACGTGCAGAAAGCCGTCATGTCAATGGTTATGGGAGAGTAG
- the yjjX gene encoding inosine/xanthosine triphosphatase has protein sequence MNKCWEAFHIMDAGSPGSRITVCIGSRNPAKIKGVVNAFTRFFGSVEARFTSPETGLPPQPIGLELIIEGARRRAIYAAEKLGECDYSVGVEAGWILVMGDYYDLEAAWIHGRNGVDSLGFSPVFKIPRGFAELVVSGARRELEEVVDEHYGTRSIGDKGGFISLLTKGVVVRQDLSFMATVMALIPVVNRDLYRDPGLQPPASSQR, from the coding sequence ATGAACAAGTGCTGGGAGGCGTTCCACATCATGGATGCCGGCTCCCCTGGTTCAAGGATCACTGTGTGCATTGGATCCAGGAACCCCGCTAAGATAAAGGGGGTTGTCAACGCTTTCACAAGGTTCTTCGGGAGCGTGGAAGCCAGGTTCACCAGCCCTGAGACAGGTCTCCCGCCTCAGCCAATAGGTCTTGAGTTGATTATCGAGGGTGCGAGGAGAAGAGCTATCTATGCAGCCGAGAAGCTCGGTGAATGCGACTACAGCGTTGGGGTGGAGGCTGGGTGGATACTGGTCATGGGGGACTACTATGATCTAGAGGCTGCATGGATCCATGGGAGGAATGGCGTCGACTCCCTGGGGTTCTCACCGGTCTTCAAGATACCGCGTGGCTTCGCCGAGCTCGTTGTGTCAGGGGCTAGGAGAGAGCTGGAGGAAGTCGTCGACGAGCACTACGGTACGAGGAGCATAGGTGATAAAGGGGGTTTCATAAGCCTATTGACGAAGGGCGTTGTCGTAAGGCAGGATTTAAGCTTCATGGCAACAGTGATGGCGTTGATCCCCGTGGTGAACAGGGATCTCTACCGTGACCCAGGTCTTCAACCACCTGCTAGTAGCCAGAGGTAG